A region from the Pseudomonas sp. Teo4 genome encodes:
- the pgeF gene encoding peptidoglycan editing factor PgeF, with translation MSGLMQSLLIPDWPAPASVRACVTTRQGGVSLPPYEDFNLGDHVGDDPAAVTENRRRLSDEFAIQPAWLKQVHGLVVADANPAVVAEADASWTDQPGIACTVMTADCLPALFCDRAGTRVAAAHAGWRGLAGGVLEATLDRLALPPEEVLVWLGPAIGPQAFEVGMEVRDAFTAVHPEAAQAFVEGERPGKLMADIYALARIRLAARGVTAVYGGGFCTVSDPRFFSYRRTPQGGRFASLVWLQK, from the coding sequence ATGAGTGGATTGATGCAGTCGCTGTTGATTCCCGACTGGCCAGCCCCGGCCTCGGTTCGCGCCTGCGTCACCACCCGTCAGGGCGGCGTGAGCCTGCCGCCTTATGAAGATTTCAACCTTGGCGACCATGTGGGCGACGACCCCGCGGCGGTCACCGAGAACCGCCGCCGCCTGAGCGACGAGTTCGCCATTCAGCCTGCCTGGCTGAAACAGGTGCATGGGCTGGTGGTGGCCGACGCCAACCCGGCCGTGGTGGCTGAGGCCGATGCCAGTTGGACTGACCAGCCAGGCATTGCCTGCACTGTGATGACTGCCGATTGTCTGCCCGCGCTGTTCTGCGACCGTGCGGGCACCCGTGTGGCGGCTGCCCATGCCGGCTGGCGCGGGCTGGCGGGTGGCGTGCTCGAAGCCACCCTTGATCGCCTGGCGTTGCCGCCCGAAGAGGTGCTGGTATGGCTTGGGCCTGCCATCGGGCCGCAAGCCTTCGAAGTGGGCATGGAGGTGCGCGATGCCTTCACCGCCGTGCATCCGGAGGCTGCCCAGGCCTTCGTTGAGGGTGAGCGCCCTGGCAAACTGATGGCCGACATCTATGCGCTGGCGCGTATTCGCTTGGCGGCGCGTGGTGTTACTGCTGTTTATGGCGGCGGTTTCTGCACCGTAAGCGACCCGCGCTTCTTCTCTTATCGCCGTACCCCGCAGGGTGGGCGGTTTGCTTCGTTGGTCTGGTTGCAAAAATGA
- the rluD gene encoding 23S rRNA pseudouridine(1911/1915/1917) synthase RluD, which translates to MSEIIQLSAEVPSELGGQRLDQVAAQLFAEYSRSRLTSWIKEGRLTVDGAVLRPRDTVYGGSLLALDAEQEAQGEWVAQDIELDIVYEDDQILVINKPAGLVVHPAAGHADGTLLNALLHHVPDIINVPRAGIVHRLDKDTTGLMVVAKTLQAQTKLVEQLQSRSVSRIYECIVVGVVTAGGKIDAPIGRHGGMRQRMAVTDGGKPAVSHYRVLKRFRSHTHVRVKLETGRTHQIRVHMAHVGFPLVGDQTYGGRFRIPPAANPTMVEAVKTFPRQALHARFLALDHPTTGERMEWASPLPDDFVWLLSLLNQDRESFIG; encoded by the coding sequence ATGTCCGAGATCATTCAACTTAGCGCAGAGGTACCGTCCGAACTGGGCGGCCAACGCCTCGACCAGGTCGCAGCCCAATTGTTCGCCGAGTACTCGCGCTCGCGGCTGACTTCGTGGATCAAAGAGGGCCGCCTGACGGTCGATGGCGCGGTCCTGCGCCCACGCGACACCGTGTACGGCGGCTCGCTCCTGGCCCTTGATGCCGAGCAAGAAGCCCAGGGCGAGTGGGTGGCCCAGGACATCGAGCTGGACATCGTCTATGAAGATGACCAGATCCTGGTGATCAACAAGCCTGCCGGGCTGGTGGTCCACCCAGCCGCCGGTCATGCCGACGGCACCCTGCTCAATGCCCTGCTGCATCATGTGCCGGACATTATCAATGTGCCGCGTGCAGGCATCGTCCACCGCCTGGACAAGGACACCACGGGTCTGATGGTGGTGGCCAAGACCCTGCAGGCGCAGACCAAGCTGGTCGAGCAGCTGCAAAGCCGCAGCGTCAGCCGTATCTACGAGTGCATCGTGGTGGGCGTGGTCACTGCGGGCGGCAAGATCGACGCCCCGATCGGCCGTCACGGCGGCATGCGCCAGCGCATGGCGGTCACCGACGGTGGCAAGCCGGCGGTCAGCCACTACCGTGTGCTCAAGCGCTTCCGCTCGCATACCCACGTGCGGGTCAAGCTGGAAACCGGCCGTACCCACCAGATCCGCGTGCACATGGCCCACGTCGGCTTCCCGCTGGTCGGCGACCAGACGTACGGTGGCCGTTTCCGTATTCCGCCAGCGGCGAACCCGACCATGGTCGAGGCGGTCAAGACCTTCCCTCGTCAGGCCCTGCATGCGCGCTTCCTGGCGCTTGATCACCCCACCACCGGCGAACGCATGGAATGGGCATCGCCGCTGCCGGATGATTTCGTCTGGCTGCTATCGTTGCTCAATCAGGACCGCGAGAGCTTTATCGGATGA
- a CDS encoding outer membrane protein assembly factor BamD, giving the protein MQVKHLLLIAILGLTAACSSNKEVIDENLSEAELYQQAQSDLDNHSYTSAVNKLKALESRYPFGRYADQAQLELIYANYKNSEPEAAKSAAERFIRLHPQHPNVDYAYYLKGLTSFDQDRGLLARFLPLDMTKRDPGAARDSYNEFAQLTSRFPNSRYSPDAKQRMIYLRNLLASYEIHVADYYLSRQAYVAAANRGRYVVENFQETPSVGDGLAIMVESYQKMHLDDLAATSLETLKLNYPEHPSLVDGQFQPKQDEADGRSWLSKATLGMIETETPLPPGETRANQDVVKQFQDARSEMPEDLLPKDEEGNPILPEGPKEAEKDRSWFSYMTFGLFD; this is encoded by the coding sequence ATGCAAGTGAAACACCTGCTGCTGATCGCTATCCTCGGGCTTACCGCGGCCTGTTCCTCTAACAAGGAAGTGATTGACGAGAACCTCAGCGAAGCCGAACTGTACCAGCAGGCTCAGTCTGACCTGGACAACCACAGCTACACCAGCGCCGTGAACAAGCTCAAGGCCCTGGAGTCGCGTTACCCGTTCGGCCGCTACGCCGACCAGGCGCAGCTCGAGCTGATCTACGCCAACTACAAGAACTCCGAGCCTGAAGCTGCCAAGTCCGCAGCCGAGCGCTTCATCCGCCTGCACCCGCAGCACCCGAACGTCGACTACGCCTACTACCTCAAGGGCCTGACTTCGTTCGACCAGGACCGCGGCCTGCTGGCGCGCTTCCTGCCGCTGGACATGACCAAGCGTGACCCGGGCGCTGCGCGCGACTCGTACAACGAGTTCGCCCAGCTGACCAGCCGCTTCCCGAACAGCCGCTACTCTCCGGATGCCAAGCAGCGCATGATCTACCTGCGCAACCTGCTGGCCTCCTATGAAATCCACGTGGCCGACTACTACCTGAGCCGCCAGGCTTATGTCGCCGCCGCCAACCGTGGCCGTTACGTGGTGGAAAACTTCCAGGAAACCCCGTCGGTCGGTGACGGCCTGGCGATCATGGTCGAGTCGTACCAGAAGATGCACCTGGACGATCTGGCCGCCACCAGCCTGGAAACCCTCAAGCTCAACTACCCTGAGCACCCGAGCCTGGTCGATGGCCAGTTCCAGCCCAAGCAGGACGAGGCCGACGGCCGCTCGTGGCTGTCCAAGGCCACTTTGGGCATGATCGAGACCGAAACCCCGCTGCCGCCGGGTGAAACCCGCGCCAACCAGGACGTGGTCAAGCAGTTCCAGGACGCCCGCTCGGAAATGCCGGAAGATCTGCTGCCTAAGGATGAAGAAGGCAACCCGATTCTGCCGGAAGGTCCGAAGGAAGCCGAGAAAGACCGCTCGTGGTTCAGCTACATGACCTTCGGTCTGTTCGACTGA
- a CDS encoding PP0621 family protein, with protein MVRLLFWIALIAAAFWLWRKFKASQQSHPEPKLDDPLKMVRCAHCGVHLPNDRALQQGNNWYCSQAHLQQGPGRQG; from the coding sequence ATGGTTCGCCTACTTTTCTGGATCGCCCTGATCGCCGCCGCGTTCTGGCTGTGGCGCAAATTCAAAGCCAGCCAGCAGTCTCATCCCGAGCCTAAACTCGACGACCCGCTGAAGATGGTGCGCTGCGCCCATTGCGGCGTGCACCTGCCCAACGACCGGGCGTTGCAGCAGGGCAACAACTGGTATTGCAGCCAAGCGCACCTGCAGCAAGGCCCTGGCCGCCAAGGCTGA